The Paenibacillus pabuli DNA segment TCTTGACCCATGCGTTTCACCAAACGGTTTGCAACCACTACGAGTACCAGTCCGACCACGGACTTGAATAGTCCAACTGCCGTACTATAACTGAAATCTCCCTGCTCAATACCCGTACGGTATACATAAGTGTCAAACACTTCAGCTACTTCAGATACAGCGCCGTTGTACATCAGGAAGATTTGCTCGAACCCCACCTCCATGATGTCCCCCAGTCTTAAAATGAGAAGCACGATGATAACACTCCGGATGGCAGGGAGCGTAATGTGCCAGATCTGACGCAGCCGCCCTGCCCCATCCATTCGTGCCGCCTCATACAGCTGGGTGTCAACACTTGCCATGGCAGCGAGAAACACGATCGTTCCCCAGCCGGCTTCCTTCCACATCGCCTGCAAGGTAACCATGATCCAGAAGCTGTCCGGGTTCGTTAGAATGTCCACCCTTGGCCAGCCCCATAAGACAAATAGCTCGTTGACCAGTCCCGTCCCCTTGGCGAACAGAAGGAGTGTCAGTCCCGCAATGATGACCCAGGAGAGGAAATGCGGCATATAGATCACCGTCTGAATCAATCGCTTGTACGTCACGTTACGCAGCTCATTGAGCCCCAGCGAGATCAGAATCGGAAATGGAAAAAACAAGATCAGATTCAGCAGGCTGATTGCCAGTGTATTTCGAAACAGCAAGGCAAAGTCCGGATTGGCAAACAGGGTGGTAAAGTGCTGTAATCCAACCCACTCACTGCCCTGAATTCCCCGGAAGGGGGAATAGTCCTGGAACGCAATGACGATGCCCCACATCGGAATATATTTGAAAACGAGAAAGAACAGGATGCCCGGCAGAGCGAGCAAATATAACGATCGATCGCGCCGCAGCGCGGAGAGCCATTTCGTCCTTTTGTTTCTTTTGGATGAAGTCTGCTTTCCCTTGTGTGTGCTAAGGTGTTGCTCGGTTACGCTCATGGGCTGCAGCTCCTCCCCTCAGATTCATTGTCCGTTTCTCTTCTTGTAAGCCTCCGTCATCTCATCACTCATGGCTTGCACATTCGGATCATTGCGCAAAGACTCCACAAAGGTATCCCAAGCTTCGATGGGCTCGCGACCCAGAATGATTTTCGCCTTGAGATCCTGTATCTTCTTGTTTAATTCGGGCAGAATCTTCTGTCCAGTTTCCGATTGAAGACCAGCAGATAGATCGGCTACACTCGTTTTGTTCCGTTCGGCCTCCACTTTTTTGAATAGTTCATTCGCCTGGGTCTCTTCTTCTGTCTCACCCGTGGTATCCCAGGGCAGATCAATAACGTTAACGATATGATTAAAATCCGAGGCGTTGTCTGCCGTTAATTTCTCGGTACTTGCTACTTTTTTGCCATCGACCAATTCATAATGGGTACCTTCAATCCCAAACTGCTGAATTTCGAACACTTCCGGGTTCATCCAGGTATCGACGAGTTGGAGAATCCGTTTCATCTTCTCTTCCGATACGCTTGCAGGAATCGCCAGAATGCCGTTGTAACCCGATCCTTTGGGGTTATAGCCATTCAGATTGGTCAGAGGGTAGAAGTCCGTATACTTAAAGGAAGGATCGACTTTCTTCAGATCATCGGCGTAGATTTTGCGCATCGTGCCTGTCTTGTCCACAATAATGCCGGCCTGATTGCGCTTGAACAATTCTCTTGCCTGCGTCAGCTTGAGCGACAGAAGATCCTCTGGCATCATACCGCTGCTGTAGGCTTTCGTCAGATATTGAAGGGACTCCCTCACCTCGGGCAGCAGCTCCCTGTATATCAGTTTCCCCTCTGTTTCATCCCACTTCCAACTGCTGTTGCTTCCGATAAAAGAATTCTCAATGGCACCTAGCACCGGGCCGAGATTGCCACCCCAACCCAGATCATCCGGACTGACATAAGCAGCAAGCGCTGTGGTATCGGGTTGTCCGTTGCCATCAGGATCCTGTTCCACGAATGCCTTCATGACCTCGAATAGTTCATCTGTCGTCTCAGGCACCCGCAGGTTTAATTTGTCGAGCCAGTCCTTGCGGATAATGAAAAAGGAATCTCCCGTCACCGGGCGAGGGCGCGGTATGCCATAATTGTTGCCGTCTGCTGACTTGGTTGTTTCCCAGGCAATATTGGGAATGCCCTTGCTCAGGTTCGGATATTCCTGGATATAGGGCGAAATATCCCAGAACGCACCTTGCTTGACCATCTTGGTAAAAGTACTTCCAAACGGATCATTAATCATGATTAGATCAGGAATATCGCCGGAAGCGAGCGTCAGGTTCAGCTTGTCGCTATAAATATTATTCGAAACCCACTGAATGCTCATTTTCGAGTTCGTTGCTTCTTCAATAGCGCGTTTGATTACATTGTCATCAGCCGCAGGAACCGCGCTGGGTGTAATCGTCATGATGCTAACTTCCAGTGGATCATCGGCATTGCTCCTGCCACTTCCACTCGTTTGTCCCGCTTCTTGACTTCCGCATGCACTAAGCACGACAGACATGACCAACACAACGGATATGATCCAGATCAAATTACGGGTGTTACGTTTCCCCACGTTTAGCATAGGCTTTCCCAACCTCCTTAGTCTCTTAAACCTATCGTATTAATCGGATTAACGATTAAAAAAGGGGCTTTGACTGACCATGGAAAAATGTCCTTCCCGGCCCACTCAAAGCTTTTTCCTCACTATAACGAACACCCGTATTTCCTGCAATTGCACTTTTTTGCAATGGTACTCATGGCAGTAAATAGACCTTAAATGCCTTGGTACGGTTGGATGATAAGCTCGTCCCACACTTGAACTTCAATATATCGTTCCGGGCCCAGATCTCCCTTCTGGTTCCATTCCTGCGGCCATCCGTAGGAATGAATGATTTCCAGGATTTCATCTTTGGTATACACCTGCTTACGGTACGGTTTATCATCCGCATAACGCATGGTTGGGAAGAGATCTCCATAGGTAAAACTTACGGATTCGGCAGGTAGATCATCCCACGGGATCGTGATCCAATCTGGTGTGGTATACCACGATTTTAGCCACTCGCATGTACCCAGGGTCATATAATGGGGATAGCAGTTAGACGGTTTCCCACCTTTGGCAGTAAACTGCTCGTATGCTTTTTGCTCAAGCACTCTGCGAATAGTCATGTAATTAGTTGATCGTTGACTGGCATAATTCCGGCCTACTAGCCTGATTTGTTGCGTAACGACTTCTGCATCCTTTTCGGACAAGCTGGAGAGATTGCGGAACGGTCCAAACCTTTTTTCAAAATAATGATATGCGTTCAGGTCTGCCATACAGATCACGCCTTTGTCAGCGATTTAATACACACTCTTTTATCAATACTTGCGTCGTCTATTCCTCGTACAGCCTGTCCTTCTGAATGATGGATTGAATAAAAGAAGCCTTAGCAGCGGTGTATCCAACACGGTCATGTCTGAACTGCTGTTCCAGCTTCTTTTTCAGCGCATAATACTCTTGCATAACTTCGGCATCTCTCCTAAGAGCATTGCGAAACAGCAAATGTTCCTTCCATTCCACGCTCTTGTACTTATACACATGAAGATGGTGCGTACCTGCTCTCCATTTTCCTTTTCGGAAAAATAGACGCGCTGGAAAATCCAGCTTAGGCACATACTCGTATCCCAGTTCTCCCAATGCTTCCATATGTACTGCTTGTACATTGTTCAAATCACGTACTCCTGCCATCATGTCGATTAATGGTTTCGCGCCCAGACCTGGCACAGACGTACTCCCGATGTGTTCGAAATCCACGCAGATCTCTGTCAGCACCCTCATGATTTTATTGCGTTCTACGTGATAATCCTCTACCCAACTTGGGTCATATTCGGATATAACCACTTCTTCTTTCATGCTATATTTACCTTTCCGTCCCTTATATTTATTAGTCATAGTGTACATCATGTGAACTTTAATGGAAATAACTGTTGTGAATCTATTCGGACTGGCCGAATTTTTTTATTTATCCTTCTATTCATTATTAACAAGGAAATATTAACCATATAGTGATAAACTAATGTAGAGGTGGTTCGGACTTAACTCATGACTAATTAGGAGGGCATATGATGCTAGGTGTAAAAGTAGAGCAGGAAACAGATCAACTGATCATCCGTTGGCAGTTTTCTAAAATCAGAATTCCGATCACAGATATCCAATCCGTTACCCTTGATGATACCTATGGTGGAAGTGAGCCTTCAGCTACCCGAATCGGCGCAGCGTATGGCGCTTCTGAAACCATTCTAATCCGCACAGCCCATCAATCTTACGTCCTGTTCACTTCCAATGAGACTTTATTTCCGAAGATCAGTGCTCTGATATCCAACACAGCAAGTTAATCCATACATTTGAGCCTCTACCATTGTTCATAAAAAACCACCATAAAAAAGTGCTGGCATCGCATCATTTCCTATGCAATGCCAACGCTTTTTTAGGTCCACGATGTAGTGAACATCTTGAACGGCTATTTCCAACTCCACTGTGGCAGCTGATCCAGAGTTACGACATAGTCGCTGTTGTACACTTCTTTTAAGAAACCCACAGTATTATGCTGTCCGCCCCTCAGAAACTCACCTGTCCAGGTACAGAACCAGCTCCAATAAATGCCCTGCTCCTCCATCTGCTGTGGATCAGGAATGGAGCCATTCTCGGCAAGTGCTATCATTTTGCTGTCATTCACCAATTTTCGCAAGTTCTCGTAACGTTCTGCAAGTGGATCATGATTCCCTGCCTCCGGGTATACATCCACGCTCACAATGTCCACGACATCATCACCCGGATACCATTCCGGCTTTTCCGAATTCCATACCCAGATGAGATTGCCCAGCTCATATTTGTTAACCAATCGATCATACAGCAGACGATACAACTGCTTGGCAGGCTCAGGTCCTTTCGCTCCCCACCAGAACCAACCCCCTTCCGCTTCATGAAGCGGGCGGAATAACACGGGCACGCCTACATCCTTAAGTTCTTGCAGATGCCCGGCGATCACATCGATATCCCTGATCAACAACGCATACTCTTCCGATTCAGGGTGAGCCAGCGCGGAGGCAAGATCAAACGTCGTGGCCTCTGTATAGAATCCCCGCCACCACTCCTTGCCGGGTTCATCGATCAGATGGGACGGTGCATTCCAGTGCCAACACAAGGTCACGATTCCGCCTTGCTGATGCCATGCAATCATATCCCGTATTTCCTCAGAAGTCGCGCCCCGCTCTGTCCTTGAAGGTGAGTATTCCATCAGATCAAACCCAATCACAGCAGGTTTCCGCCCCGTATTCTCGTTAATCCAGTTCAGGTTGCTGTATTCCTGCTGACCCGAAAGTACTGCTGTCCCATAACTCTTTACCAAGTACTTCATCAGTTCCCTGGCCTCGGAAGTCGCATCTTGATTCACCAAAGCACTGCTTATCTTTTGTTCCGTCATTGAACATCCTCCATTCCAAGGCAGGGTACATAACGACCCAAATATCAAAATCACCCGCATTACGTATCCTATATGACTGCGCCATGCCCGCTTAACCCACAACGCCAGAACGCTCAATACTCTCCACGAAATAACGCTGTACAAACAGATACAAAATAATGAGCGGCGCAATCGCCAGCAAAATGCCTGTATCCACGATCATGGCCACATAGTTCGGATCAGCCTTCATGCCGGAATTCGAGCCAAAACCCATCAGTTGAGGAATCAACTGGTTTGCCTGAGCGGGTAATGAAGCCACCTTCAGCGAGATTAGCGGACTTTCACTCATAAATAGCGCCGAATAGAACGTATCATTGTACTGCCACACAAAGGAGAACAGAATGACCGTGATCAGCGGTGAAATGGCGTTGGGCAGCATGATCCGGGCAAATGTACGGAACCCGCCCGCACCGTCGATCAGCGCAGCTTCTTCAATCTCTTTGGGCATACCCTTGAAGAACTGGCGGAAAATATAAATGAACAGCCCTGCCTTCAGCCCTCCGGCGGTCGCTGCCGTTATCATGGAAGGCCAATAGGTGTTCAGCAGATTGACCCCCTCTCTGCCCGTAAACAGCTGAATGATGCCCAGAAAGTCGAAGCTCCGGAAATGCAGATACATCGGAACCATCAGTGTGCTTGTCGGCACCAGGATCGTGAGAATCACCAGTACAAAGAGTATATTGCTGCCTGGAAAAGTAAAGCGGGCGAATCCATATCCAGCAAGCGCACAGGATATCGCCGTCAAAAGCGTTGTTATGGTCACAAACAGCAAGGTGTTCGCCAGCAAGGGCAGGTAATCCATTACCTGTGCCGCCAGCCTGATATTATCCAGCGTAAAATGCTGGGGAATCATATAAATGGTCGGATTATAGATGTCCTGTTTATCTTTGAACGCAACCGAGATTTTAAGAAATAACGGATACAAAATAATAAATGAAATACCGATGACCAATGCATATCTAAATATGGAATACAGGAGGTCCGATGTTTTGTTTCGCACCCGCTGCAGTTGATAATTCTGCTTCGGAACCACCACCATGCGATCCGTTCCCGACACAGCCATAGTCTAGTAGCCCTCCTTTTACATGAACCGTCAGTTGTAATGCACCCGCCGTGACAGTACCCACCCAACGACGAGCAGCACAAGGCCGATCACCAGCGTGTACAGCCAGGACATCGCCGAGCTTAGTCCAAAATTCTGGGTCTTAAATGCCGTCTGATAGATGGCTTGTGTGACCGGACTTCCGGCAAATGAATCAATAATTGTATAAATGACATTCGTCAATATCAACGGACTGACCATCGGAAATGTAATTTTCCAGAAGGATTCATAGGCTGTTGCCCCTTCAATTTTGGCTACTTCGTACATGGAACCGGGTACGGACTGCAGGGCGGCGAGAAAGATCAGAATCTGAACGCCCGAGCTGCTGATGATCTCGTAAATTCGCATGATGGCTTCCACGATGTAATCCACATAGGCCATCGGCAGTCCAACATTAGCCAGCATCCGGACGATGGAAACCACATTGAACGAAGCCCCTCCGTCAGCCGTCGATTCAACAGCGCTGGCGTCGCCCATCAGATTGATCAATCCTGCGGATTCAGCTGCTGCTACCGCACTGGAGGCCAGAATAACAGGCAGGAAGAAGATCGCTCGTGCCAAGGTTCTGCCCTTGAACTTCTGGTTGAGCAGTGTCGCCGTAAACAGGCTGAAAAACAAAATCATGGGCACATTCAGCACCATGGCCCCAACCGAATCAATCAGGATCCGGTTAAAGGTGGCATCAACGAGAAGTGCATCCTTAAAATTTTTCAGACCGACAAAGTCAAGAACGTATCCTCCTGGAGCCACCGACAAATTGCTGAAGCTGAACCGGATCGATTGCAGGAGCGGTGTGGCAAAGAGGAAGATGAAGCCAATCAGCCACGGCGAGATAAACGCAAGACCGAGCAGTGCTCTTCGTGATTTCAACGATAAACGCAGGGTTCTCATCGGCTCACTCCCTCCACTGCATAGTCTGCTTCGCCAACCGTTACTCCGTCTACAGTTACCGGATCGTCATTGTAGTTTACAAGGATAGACGCACCGCCGCTGTACGTGACCCGGACCACACCTTCCTGAATTCGTTCATGCCCGCTAATCTGCTGATTCCCCAACTCTTGTAACACCTCATTCGCTTCCTTGTACAGTGCAATTGCATCGTCTATCCAGTCTTCGTATGCAGCAGCATAAGCCGAATCATAATTCGTCAACTTCAGCCTGGATGATGGTTCATGAGTCCATTGGAAATGCGGTGCTGCACCAAGCTCAAGACTTCGCAGCAGCTGCTTGCGCAGATCCTGATCTCCTGACGTATTTATGGGAGACGCTGCGTAGCTCATATATCCATGAATGACCATTTCATAAAAAGGAACTTCCTCATCGGTAATGTTGAATCGACTGGAGCCCTGGGGCACATCTACCACATGACGTGCATATCGCCATGCATAGGCGTTCGCTGATGACAGCATCATGCTCGGATATTCCTGCTGCAGCTTGCCAAGCTGCTCCTTCACAATGTTCTTGGCCGTCTCCCGGTGAATTACACGGCTATCCCGATAATCGGAGGTCAAAACCTGCCCAAGATCACGGAGTGACAAGCCGCCGAGCTCCAGTTTCACGATGTTCCCGGCAAATTCGCTGACCACATAAGGAAGCTTGGCAGCCGAGAGCAGATAATAGCTGTCCTTGCTCTGATCCATTCGGTTGAGGGCAGGACTGTAAGGATACAATTCAGCCGTCTCCTTGGTTACAAACCGGGCTGCATCGGAAGATGGCGCAAAACGCCAGTCATCATGATAGATCCGCTGGAATGCCACATCAGGGAATAGTGCACCCCCGGACTGCTGCAGCTGGGCAGACAGCTCCTGTAGCTCGGAACGACTGCCTATTTCACGGTCCAGCTTCACTTGGGTCGGCGTATGATGGCTGAACCCACCACCGAACCAACCCTGAAACCGCATCATTACGCGGCTCACACCTTCCTGCTGTAACTTTGCTGCCATTTCGCCAGCCTGTTCATACGTTGTCATCGCTAGTGTGGTCCGATAAGGCACGCCAAGAAAAGAGGCTTTTTGGTCGACTGCACCGAGCACACTCACATAAAACGGCAGCTCTGTCTGTTCTTCCAGCGGCTTCAGCACTTCCCCATCCACCAACTGCTGCTGATAAAGGCGGGCCATACCGGAATAACTGGCATCTTCCCCATGCAGGAAATGATATCGGACCTGGATATCTCCGCGAAAAGGCTCCTCACTAAGGAGTTGAATCTCCTGCATTTTCTGTGAGCTATACATCTCCAGTTCATCCTCACCCCGCAGGGAGAAGGTAGCATGGACATGGTTGTAACTGTTCTGCCTGCCTCCGATATCCGCAGATATGCTGGCCATACCGTCCCCTTTTTCAATCACGGCAAACCAGGCATGCTCCCCGTTTTTGAGGCCAAATACAGGCATATGCGCAGATTCGCTGACCTGGGGCCGACTGAGCGAATTGTCGTTAGGGTCTGCTCCGTATACACGCTGTACATATTGCTCTTCCTTGACTTTTCCGTTGTTCAAATGGATCAAACTGCCTGACCCGTCAGGCACGAACATATACCCTTCGCCTTTCGTATCCGCAGCACCGAAGTAAGCGAGCAGATCCATGCTGCGAATACGGTATTGACCGCTCTCTTCGACCTGACTCAGGGGTACGGTCACCACCAGCGAGCCCTGATCCAGCCGGTATTCCACCGGGATGACGAAGCTTGGCTTATCCGATGCGCCACCGCCTGCGACTCCGTTTTCCTGATTGTCAAAAGCAAGATCGTCTGCGGTGTAACCCGCTGTTTCAAAGGCATCCAGCATCTTGTTCAGGACAAGCTGCTTCGAGATTTGTCCATCCAGCCTTTCTAGAACATCCGGGTTGTTCTTGGTTGGATAGTAACGGGCAGAAGCATATCTTGCGGCTGTTGCATCCAGTTTCGATAGAACCTTCTCCTCCAGGCGCTGTTTGCTAATCAATCTGGGCAGTGCATCGATACCGAGTGAGGTATCTCCAAGTGTGTAGGTAATCCGGATTCCCCCGTCCACATTGGCAGCAACAAATTGTTTGTTGGCGATACTGGAGCTAAAATTCGGAAAGTTCTCCAGAGTACCCATCGCATCACGGAACGAGACGTTTAGCTGGGACGACAGGACTTCTTTCTCGTAAGCCGAAGCCAGACCATCTTGCGTGCGTTCTTTTGGATTGCTGTACCAGATCTCTCCGCCAGTCCCGTCACGCACTGCGATCTCGGTCGTCTCCTCGTTATAATAAAGCGCAAGCCCCTGGTCTTCAGCGACCAATTGCATGCCTGGCACACCCTGTGAGGTGTCCGTAAGATATGTCAGGGAATCCGTTTCAGCTGGTATGGCCTCCGTTGTCGCTTCCAGATAAGCCGTTGCTTCTACAGCGGGTACGCCCCTGTTGTTGATATACAGCAGTCCGGCTGCAATCAGGATCACAGCTGCACCACTGGCCAGCACCGTATATAATCGTTGCCTTTTGATCACGGATGCCGCCTCCTTTAGGTCCGAAAAATCAACTCGCGGTATATGTTATAACCGAATTCATATAATTGCTGCAGCATACTGAACACGAGCGCTCCGAGGAATACGATAATCCCCATTACAATGAGAGTCAGCAGCATCGTAATGATCGTTTTGATCACCGTGTACTGGTGCACCGTCATCATGCCAATGAACAGGAGCAGCAGAAACCAGAAGAACGCGATGCTATTAAACAGATAATAGAACGCAGTCTCTTCCTGCACCATGAACCGGCTGATGACAATCATCGGGGCATAGATCAGAATAATCGGAACCAGCGAGTATCCTGTCGCAAGAAAGATTTCCCTGAACTTGCCTTCCCCTTCCATCAGGGTCGTTACAGCCCAGTTGGCCGTGCACCACAGGAAGAACGGCACCGCAACCGTTACGATTTCCACGATGCTGTTGATTGTCCGCGGATCGATGTAATTGACGAGAAATCCCGCGTATTGCTTTTGCAAAGTCATCATGATGATGGTGAGCGCCAGTGCCGAAAAAGCAACAAGCATCCGGCCCCGGTTATCCGACTTGAGATCCCAGTAAGCATCGATGGGATGAAAAATGAGATGCAGCGGAAACTTAATGTAATCCTGCTTCACGGTCAATCTGCCTCCTCCGTCTCCATTTAACCGCCACCCGGGTCAGGATCAGAATGAATATTAGTGCAATGCCAGCGGTCAGGAACGTACCGAAGTGTTCCTTCATCATTTCCCGCCGATATCTTTTGAACGCCACCGAATAACTCTTGCGGTCCATGCCAAGCTCGAAGTAACCGAGAGCCTCCTCATTTTTCTTCTCCATGAGCAAGGATTTGCCGATACCGATATAAGCGATATCATAATTGGCGTTCAGCTTCAGTACTTCTTGCCAAATATGCACGGCCTCCGTATCCTCACCCTGATAATGAAGAGCAACCGCCTCATTCACGTTTGTTCCGAAGCGTGTCGGCTCATAGACCACCAGATTGCTCTTCCCCCGGTCAAGAACCAGTTGGTGATCGCCGGATTGCTCAATGGCAACGGGTGTTTTGAGCGTGCCTACCTGATTGCCTTTGCCGCCATAGATGTAGAGCAAATGACCCTCATCGTCGTAAGTGAACACCCGGTTCTGCGTCGCATCCAGCACACTGTACATTCCGTTGCCCAGCACTTTCACATCAATAAGCTTGGATGGACCCGTATTGTTGCGGAACCGAATATCCCCTTTGACGTCAAAGTAACCAAACCGCTTCAGCACATCTTCTCCGGACGGATTGAGGCGCTTGATTGGCTCATTCGAGCCGGGATCGATATTTGTTGCATAGACAAATCCTTTGTGGTCGATATCCGCATTGGAAAACTCGGTCGGTACAAACAAGACCATCTGTGCCCGCTGGGCCTTGGTGGAGAACATGCGCCAGATATATTCGCCGTAGTCCCGCTCCACCTTGTTGGTGCCGACGTATCCGATGAATTTCCCCGTCTCGTCAAACTGCATAATCCCTTCATAGACACCTTGAGCCACCACATAGACCCGTCCCACATGGTCAACCGTCAACTTCAGCGGCTGGAATTGAAAGTCGGTCGCCAGAATATCCGACTCGGGCTTCGAGATGATCTGATCTAGTTGCCCCTCAGCATCCAGAACAACGACCCGACTGTTCCCCGTATCAGCGATGTAGATCCGTTCTTCTTCATCCACAAACAGTCCACCAGGAACATTAAATGTCTCCTTGCTGCCTTCTCTCGTGAATCCGTCCACAACTCGGAGCAGCTTATAATCTGGGTCCAATACAACAATCCGGCTGTTGCCGCTATCCAAAATATAGATCTGACCGGATGGAGATACGTTCACATCCCCAGGATCCTTGAACTCCCCAATGCCCAAATCGCTGCCCGAAATCGTTCGCTGAGGCAGATAGGCGTCCGGCGATGGAACAGCTTCTCTCCAGGAGTTGTAGTTATAACTTTCATACGGCGCCGGGGAGGCCGCCGCAGGCACGGCATTCACCAGCAGCAGGGATACTGCCGCCAGGAGAACAAGCCATCTTTTCACTGTGCGTGCCATATCGTTCCCCCTCAATCCTTCATGCCCGAGCTCGCCATCGTCTCAATAATGCGGCTCTGCGAGAAAATAAACAGTGTAATCGGCACACTCATTAAAATAAGCGCCACCGCAGCACCTGCTCCTGCCCGGGATATGCCGCCTTGAATAATCTGGCCTGCAGCATAATGCAGCGTCTTGAGCTGCTCGCTGTAAATATAGCCATTGCCGTCACTGCCCCATAACATCTGAAACAGCAGGATGATCAAGGTCAGCCAGGCCGGCTTCACGTTCGGCATCACAATCGACCAGAAAATCCGGTATTCACTTGCACCATCAATCTTCGCCGCTTCCAGCAGGGCATCCGGAATCTGCTCCATAAACTGTTTCATCAGATACAGACCGAGTGAGTAGGCGAATGCCGGAATGATCACGGCCCAATATGTGTCGATCCAACCGAGCCAAGACATGATCATATAATTGGGGATGGCCGTCACCGCAGGTGTGAACATGAGCGACAGCACAACCACCTGGAACATGAACACTTTGCCGGGAAATTTATGCTTGGCAAGCGGATAGGCCGCTGCAGAAGCCAAGAGCACGTGACCTACGATACCGATGCCCGTAATAAATACGGTGTTGAAAATATATCGTGAGAATGGCACCCACGAGTCACTGAGCAGATTCAGCAAATCCGTAAAGTTGCTGAACGTTGGATTTTTGACAAACAAGGTCGGCGGAAAGGTGAAAATCTCATCCAACGGTTTGAACGCATTGTTGATCGCATAGATCAGCGGCAGTACCATGAAGGCACCAAATACGAGCAGAAGGGCAAACAGGGAGAGACTACCGGATAACGAGCGATTCACCCGCTTTTTTCCAGTCGCAATTGCAGCCATAGCTATTCTCCCACCCTTCTCAGCAATTTTTGTACCAGCAGGTTGGTGCCTACCATAATCATGAAGAGCACGGTTGCAATCGCCGAGGCGTAACCCATCTCAAATCGTGTTGTACCAAAGTCGATCAGATGAGTGACCACCGTCTCTGCCGCATAGTTCACGCTTGGGAATCCAGCCAGTGCTATGGAAACGTCCGCTACGGCAAACGAGGTCGTGAGTTGTATGACCGCGCCGAACATCAGCTGCGGCCGCATCGAAGGCAAAGTAATATACCAGAGCTCCTGCCAGCGATTTTTGATCCCGTCCACCGCGCCTGCTTCATATAACGTCCGGTCAACCGTTTGGAGCCCGGCGATGAATGCCAGAAACCCTGTCCCCAAGCTCAACCACAGCTGCACCAGGATGAGGATGGGCATGATGTAAGCCTCCGACTTCAACCACTGGATCGGCTCGAGCAGGAAGCCCCATCTGATCAATAGTCCATTGGCAATGCCGTAGCGATCGCCCGAGAAGATCATCAACCAGATAAAGTAGACATTCCCCGATATGGATGGCGCGTAGAAGATCAGCGTCATGAACGCTCTCCATTTGGGCGTCAATTCATTAATGATCCAAGCAAATACGAAGCAGGCAATATAACTGATGGGCCCGGTAATAATGGCAAACAGCAGCGTATTCTTGATGGCAATCAGGAATACGTCATCCTCCAAAAACAGTCGGGTATAGTTCTGCCAGCCAATAAAGCGCGGAAACTCCAGCATGTTGAAGTAGGTGAAGCTGAGTATG contains these protein-coding regions:
- a CDS encoding carbohydrate ABC transporter permease: MGMKSWWNWKLQEMKASKHSYVLLAPYMILFTMFTVIPVVISIILSFTYFNMLEFPRFIGWQNYTRLFLEDDVFLIAIKNTLLFAIITGPISYIACFVFAWIINELTPKWRAFMTLIFYAPSISGNVYFIWLMIFSGDRYGIANGLLIRWGFLLEPIQWLKSEAYIMPILILVQLWLSLGTGFLAFIAGLQTVDRTLYEAGAVDGIKNRWQELWYITLPSMRPQLMFGAVIQLTTSFAVADVSIALAGFPSVNYAAETVVTHLIDFGTTRFEMGYASAIATVLFMIMVGTNLLVQKLLRRVGE